Proteins from one Balaenoptera musculus isolate JJ_BM4_2016_0621 chromosome 7, mBalMus1.pri.v3, whole genome shotgun sequence genomic window:
- the STRADB gene encoding STE20-related kinase adapter protein beta isoform X3, translating into MSLLDCFCTSRTQVESLRPEKQSETSTHQNLVDEPTLSLLPPSTRASEVICSTNVSHYELQVEIGRGFDNLTSVHLARHTPTGTLVTVKITNLENCTEERLKALQKAVILSHFFRHPNITTYWTVFTVGSWLWVISPFMAYGSASQLLRTYFPEGMSETLIRNILFGAVRGLNYLHQNGCIHRSIKASHILISGDGLVTLSGLSHLHSLVKHGQKHRAVYDFPQFSTSVQPWLSPELLRQDLHGYNVKSDIYSVGITACELASGQVPFQDMHRTQMLLQKLKGPPYSPLDISIFPQSESRMKNSRSGVDSGIGESVHVSSGTRTVNSDRLQTPPSKTFSPAFLSLVQLCLQQDPEKRPSASSLLSHVFFKQPYFEFL; encoded by the exons ATGTCTCTTTTG GATTGTTTCTGCACTTCACGAACACAAGTTGAATCACTCAGACCTGAAAAACAGTCTGAAACCAGTACCCATCAAAACTTG GTTGATGAGCCAACCCTTTCCTTGTTGCCTCCATCCACTAGAGCCAGTGAAGTGATCTGTTCCACCAACGTTTCTCACTATGAACTCCAAGTGGAAATAG GAAGAGGATTTGACAACTTGACTTCTGTCCATCTTGCACGGCATACTCCTACAGGAACACTGGtcactgtaaaaattacaaatctGGAAAACTGCACTGAAGAACGCCTGAAAGCTTTACAG AAAGCAGTGATTCTGTCCCACTTTTTCCGGCATCCCAATATTACAACTTACTGGACTGTTTTCACTGTTGGCAGCTGGCTTtgggttatttctccttttatggcctATG GTTCAGCAAGTCAACTCTTGAGGACTTACTTTCCTGAAGGAATGAGTGAAACTTTAATAAGAAACATTCTCTTTGGAGCAGTGAGAGGGTTGAACTATCTGCATCAAAATGGCTGTATTcacag GAGTATTAAAGCCAGCCATATCCTCATTTCTGGTGATGGCCTAGTGACCCTCTCTGGCCTGTCCCATCTGCATAGTTTGGTTAAGCATGGACAGAAGCATAGGGCTGTGTATGATTTCCCACAGTTCAGCACATCAGTGCAGCCGTGGCTGAGTCCAGAACTACTGAGACAG GATTTACATGGATATAATGTAAAGTCAGATATTTACAGCGTTGGGATTACAGCATGTGAATTGGCCAGTGGGCAGGTACCTTTCCAGGACATGCACAGGACTCAG atgtTGTTACAGAAACTGAAAGGTCCTCCTTATAGCCCATTGGATATCAGTATTTTCCCTCAGTCAGAATCCAGAATGAAAAATTCCCGATCAGGTGTAGACTCTGGGATTGGAGAAAGTGTACATGTCTCCAGTGGAACTCGCACAGTAAATAGTGACAGATTGCAAACACCGCCCTCAAAAACATTCTCTCCTGCCTTCCTTAGCTTGGTACAGCTCTGTTTGCAGCAAGACCCTGAGAAAAG GCCATCAGCAAGCAGTTTATTATCCCATGTTTTCTTCAAACAG CCttattttgagtttctttaa
- the STRADB gene encoding STE20-related kinase adapter protein beta isoform X1 has translation MSLLDCFCTSRTQVESLRPEKQSETSTHQNLVDEPTLSLLPPSTRASEVICSTNVSHYELQVEIGRGFDNLTSVHLARHTPTGTLVTVKITNLENCTEERLKALQKAVILSHFFRHPNITTYWTVFTVGSWLWVISPFMAYGSASQLLRTYFPEGMSETLIRNILFGAVRGLNYLHQNGCIHRSIKASHILISGDGLVTLSGLSHLHSLVKHGQKHRAVYDFPQFSTSVQPWLSPELLRQDLHGYNVKSDIYSVGITACELASGQVPFQDMHRTQMLLQKLKGPPYSPLDISIFPQSESRMKNSRSGVDSGIGESVHVSSGTRTVNSDRLQTPPSKTFSPAFLSLVQLCLQQDPEKRPSASSLLSHVFFKQMKEESQSSILSLLPPACHRPSTAPPPVSPWTEPEWDFPDEKDSNWEF, from the exons ATGTCTCTTTTG GATTGTTTCTGCACTTCACGAACACAAGTTGAATCACTCAGACCTGAAAAACAGTCTGAAACCAGTACCCATCAAAACTTG GTTGATGAGCCAACCCTTTCCTTGTTGCCTCCATCCACTAGAGCCAGTGAAGTGATCTGTTCCACCAACGTTTCTCACTATGAACTCCAAGTGGAAATAG GAAGAGGATTTGACAACTTGACTTCTGTCCATCTTGCACGGCATACTCCTACAGGAACACTGGtcactgtaaaaattacaaatctGGAAAACTGCACTGAAGAACGCCTGAAAGCTTTACAG AAAGCAGTGATTCTGTCCCACTTTTTCCGGCATCCCAATATTACAACTTACTGGACTGTTTTCACTGTTGGCAGCTGGCTTtgggttatttctccttttatggcctATG GTTCAGCAAGTCAACTCTTGAGGACTTACTTTCCTGAAGGAATGAGTGAAACTTTAATAAGAAACATTCTCTTTGGAGCAGTGAGAGGGTTGAACTATCTGCATCAAAATGGCTGTATTcacag GAGTATTAAAGCCAGCCATATCCTCATTTCTGGTGATGGCCTAGTGACCCTCTCTGGCCTGTCCCATCTGCATAGTTTGGTTAAGCATGGACAGAAGCATAGGGCTGTGTATGATTTCCCACAGTTCAGCACATCAGTGCAGCCGTGGCTGAGTCCAGAACTACTGAGACAG GATTTACATGGATATAATGTAAAGTCAGATATTTACAGCGTTGGGATTACAGCATGTGAATTGGCCAGTGGGCAGGTACCTTTCCAGGACATGCACAGGACTCAG atgtTGTTACAGAAACTGAAAGGTCCTCCTTATAGCCCATTGGATATCAGTATTTTCCCTCAGTCAGAATCCAGAATGAAAAATTCCCGATCAGGTGTAGACTCTGGGATTGGAGAAAGTGTACATGTCTCCAGTGGAACTCGCACAGTAAATAGTGACAGATTGCAAACACCGCCCTCAAAAACATTCTCTCCTGCCTTCCTTAGCTTGGTACAGCTCTGTTTGCAGCAAGACCCTGAGAAAAG GCCATCAGCAAGCAGTTTATTATCCCATGTTTTCTTCAAACAG atgaaggaagaaaGCCAGAGTTCAATACTTTCACTGTTGCCTCCTGCTTGTCACAGGCCATCAACAGCACCACCTCCAGTGTCACCTTGGACTGAGCCGGAATGGGATTTTCCTGATGAAAAAGATTCAAACTGGGAATTCTAG
- the STRADB gene encoding STE20-related kinase adapter protein beta isoform X2, with protein MSLLDCFCTSRTQVESLRPEKQSETSTHQNLVDEPTLSLLPPSTRASEVICSTNVSHYELQVEIGRGFDNLTSVHLARHTPTGTLVTVKITNLENCTEERLKALQKAVILSHFFRHPNITTYWTVFTVGSWLWVISPFMAYGSASQLLRTYFPEGMSETLIRNILFGAVRGLNYLHQNGCIHRSIKASHILISGDGLVTLSGLSHLHSLVKHGQKHRAVYDFPQFSTSVQPWLSPELLRQDLHGYNVKSDIYSVGITACELASGQVPFQDMHRTQMLLQKLKGPPYSPLDISIFPQSESRMKNSRSGVDSGIGESVHVSSGTRTVNSDRLQTPPSKTFSPAFLSLVQLCLQQDPEKRPSASSLLSHVFFKQAINSTTSSVTLD; from the exons ATGTCTCTTTTG GATTGTTTCTGCACTTCACGAACACAAGTTGAATCACTCAGACCTGAAAAACAGTCTGAAACCAGTACCCATCAAAACTTG GTTGATGAGCCAACCCTTTCCTTGTTGCCTCCATCCACTAGAGCCAGTGAAGTGATCTGTTCCACCAACGTTTCTCACTATGAACTCCAAGTGGAAATAG GAAGAGGATTTGACAACTTGACTTCTGTCCATCTTGCACGGCATACTCCTACAGGAACACTGGtcactgtaaaaattacaaatctGGAAAACTGCACTGAAGAACGCCTGAAAGCTTTACAG AAAGCAGTGATTCTGTCCCACTTTTTCCGGCATCCCAATATTACAACTTACTGGACTGTTTTCACTGTTGGCAGCTGGCTTtgggttatttctccttttatggcctATG GTTCAGCAAGTCAACTCTTGAGGACTTACTTTCCTGAAGGAATGAGTGAAACTTTAATAAGAAACATTCTCTTTGGAGCAGTGAGAGGGTTGAACTATCTGCATCAAAATGGCTGTATTcacag GAGTATTAAAGCCAGCCATATCCTCATTTCTGGTGATGGCCTAGTGACCCTCTCTGGCCTGTCCCATCTGCATAGTTTGGTTAAGCATGGACAGAAGCATAGGGCTGTGTATGATTTCCCACAGTTCAGCACATCAGTGCAGCCGTGGCTGAGTCCAGAACTACTGAGACAG GATTTACATGGATATAATGTAAAGTCAGATATTTACAGCGTTGGGATTACAGCATGTGAATTGGCCAGTGGGCAGGTACCTTTCCAGGACATGCACAGGACTCAG atgtTGTTACAGAAACTGAAAGGTCCTCCTTATAGCCCATTGGATATCAGTATTTTCCCTCAGTCAGAATCCAGAATGAAAAATTCCCGATCAGGTGTAGACTCTGGGATTGGAGAAAGTGTACATGTCTCCAGTGGAACTCGCACAGTAAATAGTGACAGATTGCAAACACCGCCCTCAAAAACATTCTCTCCTGCCTTCCTTAGCTTGGTACAGCTCTGTTTGCAGCAAGACCCTGAGAAAAG GCCATCAGCAAGCAGTTTATTATCCCATGTTTTCTTCAAACAG GCCATCAACAGCACCACCTCCAGTGTCACCTTGGACTGA